The DNA sequence CCTTCTCCTTACTCCGGTACGCATACATCTCCCCTGCCATAGCTCCCCCTAAGATCAGAACCACTCCAAAGATCTGAACCGGCAGCATCCCCTCTCCAAGCAGCAGTACTGAGAACACAACAGCCGACAACGGCTCAAGATATCCGCAGATAGACACGGTCTGAATCGGTAGATGACCGATTGAAGAGAAGTACAGATAACAGCAGATGCCGGTATTGAACACACCAAGGATCAGAATCGGCAGCCAGTCACTTGCTGCAATCTCGAACGAAAAGCTCCCGCCGATACATATCATAAACGCAACGGTCGCCAGAAAGCTGAAGATCAGCTGCAATGTTGCGTTCTCCAATCCGCCGATTCGTACTGCTTTTTTTGTACAGATAACCATCGCCGCATGCATCACCGCAGACATCGCCCCGCAGAACAGTCCCCAGCCGTTTCCTCCTGCCAACAAAACATCGCCGTTCACAAAAAATGTTCCAAACAGCACAACAACAAAACTCGCAATGCCCACCCATGTCAGCTTCTCGCGGAACAAAATCGATGCAAACAGCATAACAATAACCGGCCCGCAGTAGTAGGCAAGTGAGGAAACGCTCACGCCAATCAGCTGGTACGCCTCATACAAAAATATCCAGCTTGCCCCCATCGCAACACCGGATGTTGCAATGTAAACAAAATCCCGCTTGTGCTGGAGAAAGGTAAACTTTTTTCGCAGACCAAGAAAGACCGAGAGCAGCACAACACTGCCGATGAGCGTCCGCAAGAATACAATCTGATCACTGGGAAGAGAGACGTAGCTCGCCACAACTCCATTCAACCCGAACAGGATCAGCGAAACGACGTACGCAGCGTAAGCTCCATTCATTCGCTACACATATCTCTCTTTAGCTATTTAAAAATTACAAAAACAAATGTTTTATTAGTTTTAAATTACAAAAACAGATGTATTGGTGGCAAAAACCGCATGGATATGAACATTCAAAAGTATCAGGCATTCATCAAAACCGTGGAGTCGGGCAGCTTCACCAAAGCAGCCGAGGCACTCGGCTGCTCTCAGTCAGGAATCAGCCGAATGATCCATGATCTCGAAACCGAATGGAAGGTGGCACTGCTTGAACGAAGCCGTGCCGGAGTGAAGCTCACCTCCGAAGGAGTCAAACTTCTGCCGCATGCTCAACGCGTCTGCGACGAGTTTCAAAAACTTCAGATGCAGGTGGACGAACTGAATGGATTGGAGACCGGCCTCATTCGGATTGGGACGTTCTCCAGCGTCGCAACCCACTGGCTGCCGAACATCATCAAAGAGTTCCAGAAGGATTACCCGAACATCGATTACGAGCTGCTGCTCGGCGACTACACCGAGATTGAGCGATGGATTCTGGAAGGCCGCGTGGACTGCGGTTTCCTCCGCCTCCCCACTCATCCTGACTTAGAAACAATTTTTCTCGAACAGGATCAGTTACGTGTGATCCTGCCTGAAAATCATCGTCTCGCCGACTGCGAAAAATTTCCGGTTCAGTCGCTCTGTGATGATCCGTTCATGCTTCTGGAAAAAGGAGCGAAGGCAGAGATCTCCGAGATCTTTGAGAGAAATCATCTGACGCCAAAAGTGCACTTCACGACATGGGATGACTATGCGATCATGTCGATGGTTGAGAGCGGGCTTGGCATCAGCATCCTACCGCAGCTGATTCTCCGGCGTGTCCCCTATAAAATTGTGGCAAAGGAGCTGGATGTTCCTGCGTTCCGCAACATCGGCATCGCCTTGCGGGATACCAAAACCGCATCGCTTGCGGTCAAGCGGTTTTTAGAGTACCTGAAGTATCGGTGATGTTCACTCATCGCTGAACTTCAGCAGTTCAAACAGTCTGGTGTTCACATAAATCCGTTCCTTTCCGATCCGTATTGATGCAAGAATGCCTATCTCCTCCAGAGCCTTGAGATATTTCATCGCCGTCTGCCGGTTTCCGATTCCTCTCTCAACCAGATAGGCAGGCTTGCAGTACGGCTGAAGAAATATTTCTTCAACCAAATCATACGAATAAATTTTCGGCAGCCGCTCTTTGCATGCCGTAATCGTTTCATCCATCAGGGATTTGATCGCCTGAATCCGGTCATAGGTCCAGTCAGCGGTTTCTCTGACTGCGTTCAACATGAAAATAATCCACTCTTCCCACTCTTCGTTCTCGGTAACTCTCCGAAGCCGCAGGTAATATTCGGATTTGTGCTGGATGATGTACCGACTGAGGTAGAGTGTCGGGATGTCAAGGAGATTTTGATTGATCAGATATAATATATTCAGAATTCGTCCGGTTCTTCCGTTTGCATCCCCGAATGGATGTATTGCTTCAAACTGATAATGAATCAGCGCAAGACGAATCAGCGGGTCGGGTTCTCTGCCTCCGTTCATGTAGTCTTCCAGCTGATGTATCAGTTCTTCAAGAATCATCGGATCATCCGGCGGGGTATACACGCGTCCTTCCGGGCCTTTGATGTAGGTGCCAGCACCCGCTCCCCTTCGGTCAACTTCATGATCCAACAGAACGGAACAGACACGGGTAAGCAGTATTTCTCCGAGTTTTTTTCCGGACTTCAACTCACCAACACCGACAGAGAGCGCTTCCCGGTACCGGAGAACTTCCTTTGTTGCCGGATCGATCTTCTCCTCGGGAGCCGAGAGTGCGGTATAGAGGGCGTTGCTGGTGGTGAAAATATTTTCAATTCTGGAGCTCGCAGTTGCTTCCAGCAGCGGAATGGAACTGATCAGAATCCTCTGGTTCGGAATGAGTCTGCCTGCCTCCCGCATCCGTGCGAGGGATGTTTTTGCTTCAGCGCAGGCTCTCCATATCCGAATCGTCTCAATGTCTGCTTTTGGGGGAAGGTGAGGCATCGTATTGTAGGGGATGTTTGGATCAGTATGAGCCATTCTCTTTTTGAGTAATTTGTTTACCATCCATATCTACCTGTCGAAGAAATTGAAAATTTTCGACACGAGTTGTCGGACGTGTTCACCGCGTATACAGATGTGTTTGCATCTGTCGAAAAAATTGAATATTTTCGACACGAGTTATTGGACGTGTTCACCACGTATACAGATGTGCGCACACGAAAAAGTGTACTGCCGCAGAAAAAAAGTGAACTATTTTTTTTAATAGGAGTTACGCGGTGATGAGTTTCATTGTTTGGGATTTTTCCGTGGAATTCCGTGTGTTCAGTGTGTTCCGTGGTTGCCCCAAATAAAATCAAGGACAAAGAATCCCTTTTCCTTATGCTATTTCGTACCACGTAAGTCCTATTAGAAAAAAAAGAACGAAAATGTTTCATGATATCGCCCACATACGATGAATGAGAAAAAATGGCGCATAAAGAAAAAATACAAAAAAACAATCGCATGAGAAAACCGGTAAACATCACATTGCCGGAGGAGTGCATTGCATTTGTTCGAGAAAATGGAATTAATCTTTCTCAATTCGTAGAAATGGCGGTCAAAAATTTCATCTCCGAGATTGGAATTCACTCAGAGAGAAATAACTGGCTTTGTATTGTTCTCACAAAAAAAATCACAAAATCGTTTGAAAAGTGCTGCGAGAGGGATCCGAACCCCCGACCTCGGGATTATGAGTCCCGCGCCCTAACCAGCTAGGCCACCGCAGCAAGAAGTGCATTACAAGAAGGATGTTTCCAAATATATACGTTACTGATTTTATTCCAAAAAAGAAGGGTTACTGTTTCCCCTTCGCATTCTTTGCGGCTGCTGCAGCCATATAGGCATTCACCGCAGCGGTCACGGCAATCGTCTTCTCCTTTCCGTGGCCGAGCGAGTCTGCAAGTTGGTGCATACGCGTCTCGCTTTCCCGCATATAGCGCGGCAGATACTTCTTCACCGCAGGCTCTTCAAGGAAGTTCGTGTGCGTATCTCCGGCAACGAACTGCGGATTATTCATAATCGCATAATGCAGGGGCAGTGTTGTCTTCACGCCAAGGATAACATACTCCATCAACGCGCGGCGCATTCTGGCAATTGTCTCCTCGCGGGTCATTGCGCGGGCACAGAGTTTTGCAATCATCGAATCGTACAGCGGGGGGATTGAGTATCCCACGTGAATGCAGCTGTCGATACGAATGCCAGGTCCTCCGGGGGAGCGGTAGCGGGTAATCTTTCCCGCGTCAGCCGCAAAATTGTTCGCAGGATCTTCGGCATTGATACGGCACTCGATCGCATGACCGCGGCAGATGATCTGATCCTGCGAGTACGGCAGAGGCTCTCCTGCCGCAACCTTGATCTGCATCCGCACCATGTCAAGACCGGTGATGAGTTCTGTCACCGTGTGTTCCACCTGCAGACGGGTGTTCATCTCCATGAAGTAGTAGTTCCCGTTATCATACAGGAACTCAACCGTTCCGGCATTCTCATAGTTGCAGGTCCTTGCGACCGTCATTGCCGACTGCGTCATCTTCTCGCGCAGCTCAGGCGTCATGATCGGACACGGTGCTTCTTCCACCAGTTTTTGGTGACGGCGCTGGATCGAACAGTCACGCTCGAACATGTGAACAACATCGCCCTTCGAATCTGCGAAAATCTGTACCTCAATGTGGCGAGGATTTTCCAGATACTTCTCGATGAACACGGTCGGGTCACCGAATGCGGACGCTGCGGTGCGCATCGACTTCTCGATCGCCTCATCCATCTCAGCAGCGCTGCGAACAATCGTCATACCGATACCGCCGCCGCCAGCAGATGCCTTCACAATTACCGGGTACCCGATCGAGTCTGCGAACGCCTTTGCTTCGTCATGCTCGGTACTCCGCGTCCACGGAAGTACAGGGACACCCGCATCAGCCATCGCCTGCTTTGATCCGATCTTTGATCCCATCATTGAGATCGTCTTTTCCGACGGACCGATAAAGGTCAGACCGGCTTTTTTCACCGCAGCGGAGAATGCAGCTTTTTCCGCAAGAAATCCGTATCCCGGATGAATCGCATCGGCTCCCGCCATCTGTGCGACCTCTAAGATGCGATCCATATTCAGGTAGCTCTTCGTTGGATGCGCAGACCCGATCATGAACGCCTCGTCCGCATACTTCACATGCAGGGCATTTGCATCCGCGTCCGAGTAGACGGCCACGGTCTCAATGCCCATCTCCCGGCATGCACGCATCACGCGAATTGCTATCTCGCCGCGGTTTGCGACCAGAACTTTGTCAAAGTACCGGTCTTTGTTCATTTCACCACCACGAGAACGTCGCCGCTCTGTACAACCGCACCGTTCTCCACGAAGATCTCCGTAACCGTTCCGTCAACCGGACTGACCACCGGGTTTTCCATCTTCATGGCTTCCAGCACAAGAAGGGTGTCGCCTGCCGAGACCTTCTGACCCATCTGCACTTTGATGTCGAGCACCATTCCCTGAATGCTGCTCTTCACGCCGCCGGGTAAGTCGCCGCGTGAGGTCTTGCGTTTCCCAGGCTCCGAGCTTCCGGCAGAGACCGACTCGCCTTCGACCGAGAGAATTCTGACCATGAACACCTCGCCGTCAACCTCAACCTCCATCGAGCGCGGGATGTCGATATCAACAGGCACTGCTGCGTCGCCTGCCGATGCTGCCGGGAGTACCTCTGCAGTCTTCTCACCTTTCAGGAACGCAGGGGCAATTGCCGGGTAGAGTATGTAGGTTAAAACATCCTCATCCTTTTTGATCAGACCCTGCGACTCGGTGTCGGCCCGCATCTTATCATAGATCGGACTGAGCATGTCTGCCGGACGGCAGCATACCCGCTCCTCCTCACCGATAATCGATGCGACCAGCGCATCATCGAGTGGAGCCGGAGATTTTCCGTACATTCCTTTCAGATAATCGCGGACTTCGTTTGTCACCGTCTTGTATCGGCCGCCCATCAGAACGTTGAGAACTGCCTGGGTTCCGACAATCTGTGAGGTCGGGGTAACCAGCGGAGGGTATCCGAGATCTTTTCTGACCACCGGAATCTCGAGCAGCACATCATCCATCCGGTCAAGTGCTCCCTGCTCTTTGAGCTGGGAAACAAGGTTTGAGATCATACCGCCCGGCAGCTGATAGATCAGAACATCGCTGTCGATTCTGACTGAGATCGGATTAATGAGGCAGTCGTATTTACCGCGAACAGCTGCTGCTGCATTTTTGACGTCGCGAAGTACGGCAAGGGAGATGCCGGTGTCGCGTTCTGTACCGGTCAGGGACGCAACGATACTTTCGGTTGCAGGCTGGGAGGTTCCGCCGGCGAACGGGGACATGGCGGTGTCAAGGATATCTACTCCTGCTTCGATTGCTGCCTGATAACTCATCGGAGCAATGCCGCTGGTGGAGTGAGTGTGCAGACAGACCGGAATATCGATTCTTTTCTTGATGCCAGTGATGAGGTCGCGTGCCGCATCCGGCATAATGAGTCCTGCCATATCTTTGATGCAGATGGAGTTGCAGCCAAGGCTGTACAGCTCCTCGGCCATATCGATGAACTTCTCGGTGCTGTGAACAGGACTTGTGGTATAACTGATAGTTCCCTGCAGATGCTTTCCTTCGTTCAGGACCGCAGTCATTGAGCGCGTCATATTGCGGATATCGTTGAGCGCGTCAAATACTCGGAAGACGTCAATACCATTGGATGCTGCAGCAGAAATGAACTTGTCAACTACGTCATCAGGGTAATGACGGTAGCCGACGAGGTTCTGGCCGCGAAGCAGCATCTGTATTGGTGTCTTCACGAAGATCTGTTTCAGATCCTGCAGCCGTTTCCATGGATCGTCATTCAGATATCTGATGCAGGTATCAAAGGTTGCCCCTCCCCATGCTTCAACTGACCAGAAGCCCGCCTTCTCCATCGCCTTTGCGAGATCGATCATGTCTTCGGTACGCATCCTCGTTGCAGCGAGCGATTGGTGTGCGTCCCGAAGGGTTGTGTCCGTAATGTAAAGCTTTGTCATGGTTGTCTCCCTTCTGCATCATGAGTGCAGCTTATCTAAACCTATACTGTTTTGGAATGAAAAGATAAAAAAGTAGTCCTGCTTGATTCGGTCTATTCTGCCTGTTGCCAAAGAGTATTATAGGTAGAATTACCACACCGGGATAATTTCTGCGAAGAAAACGATCAGGCCAATACCTGCGGCAAAGAGTATTCCTGCAATATCTGCGGTTGTTGTGACAAACACCGGAGTGTACGTGCCTCCCGAGGTGTATCCTCTTCGTGCGAGAAGAGATCCGACATTTTTTGCACGCGCAAGAGATAACAGAAGAAGTCCCAAGGCAAGCGAGGGAGCTGTCTTTCGGTTGAGCTTTTGTTCTTTGATCGCAAGAGCGGTTTTCATGTGAGAGAGATCGTCTGCGATGCCTGCAAGAAACTGCATGGAGAGTTCTGCGACGAGTCCGAGATCAAATCCGATTTTGTTGCCGAGGCTCCAGACTCCGAGGTCCAGAAACTCGCCGGACTTTCGTGCGGCCCCGAACCAGAATGCCAGAAGAAGGATCACGAGAATTTTTGCGGCGTACGTGACTCCGTCACTACTCCCCGTAAGCATCAGGACGAGTCCGGGAAATCCTGCGGCAATGATGCTTACCGGCAGTACAATTTTCCAGGATACTTTTGCAAATGTTTCGCGGGAACAGAAGATGAGCCACCAGAGAAATGCAAGAGCCGCACCAAAGATGCCGGAAAATGCGGCAAGTGAGAGGATGATGACTGATGCGAGACGAAGTCTTGCGTCACTCATGATGCACGCTCCCCAAAGAGAGTCTCCAGCGTTCGGCATTGGCTGGCAGATGATCCAACTCGTGGGAGAACACGAGCGTGATACCACTCCGCTCCTCCAGAAGTTTGGTGAGAACCGGTTTTGCAAACTGGTCCAAGGACGCGTAAGGTTCGTCGAGGATCAAAAGATCCGGATTCCGTGAAAGAACACAGGCAAGCTCAAGCCTTCGTAACTCTCCGCGGGAGAGTGTGATCGGGTCGCGGTCTGATGTTTCGACGCCGAGCAAGGCGAACGGTTCTTCGATGCCTGAGACTTTCCATGATGCTATCTCTTCCGAAACCGTTGCGCCAGTTACATGATACTCAGGAAACTGCATGAGAAAGATTGGTTTCCCCTCATACCGAACGACTCCGGCGTCGGGGGACAGAAGTCCTGCTGCTGCAAGGGCGAGTGTGGTTTTTCCTGAACCTATCCTTCCCGAAAAAAGATGCAGTCCTTCCTGAAAGGTTTCGTTCACAAAAAGTGTGAACGTTCCCCGCGATATCTGCACCGAGTCAAAAAAAAATTTCACGACTCATTCACCCTGCCCTGAGTGAGTTCGATGATCTGATCAGCATGCTGAATAATTTTTTTCGCATGCGTGCTCCAGAGTACGTGCGGGCAGCCTGATTCTCTGATGATTGTGAAAAGTTCTGCGGAAGTTTCCGGATCAAGATGCGAGTCAGGTTCATCCATCACTAAGAGAACCGGCTTTGCAACAAGTGCGGTCGCAACACCGATGAGCATTTTTTCTCCGCCGGAAAGTGTTTTGCAGTCGCGGTCCAGAAGGTGAGTGATGTTGAGTTTTTCGGCAACCGCAAGGACCGATGCAGAAACTTCATCAGAATTTTTTCGGCTAAATCTCAGGGGCGATGCAATTTCATCCTGCACAACAGAAAATATCATGTGCCGATCCGGGAACTCTGAGACGTAGCCGACTTCACACTCCCTTGGAGTCACTCCGTTGATTGTAACCGTTCCCGTCGGAAGATCCATTCCTGCACAGATGCGAAGAAACGTCGTCTTTCCTGCTCCGTTATCTCCGATGACTGCTGTTATTCCCGAAGGGATGGAGAGTTTTTCGATCTCAAGTATTCGGTATCTGATATTTTCGAGAATGATCATAGTAATTCGATCTCTGATTTTCGCAGTCGAAGTACGATCACTTCAATGACTACGGATTTGATCACGTCCCCGATTACAAACGGCAGAACACAGGCAACAACCGCCGCGATTACAGACGCACCGGTTGAGATCATGAACCATCCTGCACCAAAGATATAACTTCCAACTCCGAACACCACGAGTGCGAGAATGTCAAACCGGATGGATTTTTTCTCAAACAACAGTCCCGCAACTCCTGACATCAGGAAAAATCCAATGAGAAATCCTCCGGTTGGCCCGAACAAAACACCAATTCCCGCGGTACCGTTGTGAAAAATCGGCAGCCCGAGTGTTCCAAGCAAAACATACAGTCCGACAGGAATCATCGCGTACCGTTTCATGACGGCTGCTGCAAGCAGCATGAAAAAATTTTGCATCGTAAAAGGAATCATCATGATCGGAATGGATATCCATCCTCCTACCGCAATCAAAGCGACAAAGACCGCCGAGAAGGCGATCAGCTGTGCACGTTTTTCATTCCCGTACATTATTGTAAACTATTTATTTATTCTCGGTTTACAATAAAGATAGAGGTTGGCAGATGGGCATCATTGATGGGATGAAGGAAAAAGTTCTGAACGGCGGAGAGCTGACAAAAGAGGAGGCACTGCTTCTTGCAGAAGAGGATCATGCTCCTCTTGCGGCCGCGGCGAATGAGATACGCACTCATTTCTGCGGACAATCATTTGATCTCTGTGTCATCATCAATGCAAAAACCGGAGGGTGCAGTGAGGACTGTATCTACTGTGCCCAGTCAGCACATCATTCTGCGAACGCTTCGCCTTCTCACATCGAAGACATCGCGTCGTATCTTTCCAGGATTGCTGAAAATTATTCTCTGGGTACCCATCGCTGTGGGTTTGTCACCGCAGGAAAAACATTGAGTGATGATGAGCTGAATATTTTTCTGGACAATTACAGATATGTCCGCAGGACCTGCGGGATTTCTCTCTGTGCTTCGCATGGTCTTCTGACTGCGTCACAACTGCGGCTACTGAAAGAGGCCGGCGTCGTCAGGTATCATGCAAATCTTGAGACATCCAGAAATTATTTTCCAAAAATCTGTACGACGCATTCGTACGATGATAAGATAGCCGTGATCAAAGCAGCACAAGAGGCAGGCCTTGAGGTATGCAGCGGTGGCATCTTCGGGATCGGTGAAACCATGATTGATCGCATCGATATGGCGCTGGAGCTTCGGGGACTTGGCATAAAATCTGTTCCGATCAATATTCTGCATCCGATTCCGGGAACCCCGCTCGAACATGCGAAGTCTCTCGAACTTTCCGAAGTGAGAAAAATTGTTTCCCTCTACCGTTTCCTGATGCCTGATGCAAAAATCCGCATCGCGGGCGGTCGCGGACTTCTGCCGGATTCCGGGAGGGAATTGTTTACTGCCGGCGCAAATGCTGCAATCTCCGGAGACATGCTGACAATAGCGGGTGTTGGGCTTACCGAGGATGTGAAAATGATTGCTGAGCTCGGGTTTACTGCGGACGGTATGTGAATCTGTGAAACGCGAATCGCATGCCTTCCACACGCCGTTCCGTCGTGTTCAACTCCTCCTTTAAGGAGTCGTTTCGGCCTGCTCACCGCTTCGCGGAATAGCGCAAATAGCGCGAATAAAAAATCGCCAATGGCGATTTCCCAGAATTTATTGAAATTATTTATTTTTAGACAACTCTTTTTAATTTTGGGAAGTATTGTAATTTTTTCATCAAAAATCGTCATTGGCGATTTTTATTCGCGCTATTCGCGTTTAAAAAATCACTAAAAAAATAGTTAGAGCATGAAGCAGTCGCCCGCGATAACGCGTTCGACCTCGCCCCCGTCACGGTGGACAATCAAAGCTCCGTGCTCATCAATATCGATAGCCTCTCCATCAAAGCTCTCCCTCACCGTCCGGATGCGGACGCGACGATGCAGAGTGCAGGACAGACTCCGCCACTCGCGGTAGAGCGGCTCGGTCTCGCCCTTCAGCACCATATGATAGCGGCGCTCAAACTCCTTGAGGAATCTTGCAAAGAACTGTGCCCGTTCAACTTCGTGACCGAGTTCGTCAGAGATGGAAGTGACCAGATTGGAAATGTTCGGCATCGTCTTCTCTATCGAGACGTTTACATCGATGCCGACACCGACCAGACAGTACCGGAGAATATCATCGTTCGCGGTAAGTTCAATCGTCATGCCGGCGACTTTTTTGTCGCCGATAAACACATCGTTCGGCCACTTGATCAGTGCAGAAAGCCCGAACTCCTGACGAATCGCCCGCGCCAGTGCAAGGGAACCCGCCATCATAATCGTGAACGTCTGATCGACATTGAGTTTGGGCATCAGCACAATTGTTGCCCAGATGCCGCCCTCCGGACTCATCCAGACGCGGTTCATGCGTCCGATGCCGCCGGTCTGCTGTTCTGCGACGAGCACCGTTCCAGGGGCAACCTCGTCACCGACCTCGTGCAGCAGCTGGCGTGCAAGTGCGTCGGTGGATGGGACCTGTTCGAAATGGTGCATTTCCTGACCAATGACCTGGGTCTTGAGGTAGCGCTTGACCTCATAAGGAAGCAGAAGCCATGACCGTTTCTCCAGCGAGTAACCTGTCTTCGGCTGCGCATCTATCCGGTATCCGATCTCGCGAAGAAGATTCACATATTTCCACACGGCGGTACGGGTAATCCCAAGGCGTTCGCTGATAACCTCTCCCGGCACCGGCTGGCCAATACCGGCCTCATCAAGGATCCGCAGAACATCAAATAGTGTCTGTGTCATAACCGCTCCGCTCCGGGTTTTTGATCCGGAACATCTATAGTATCATTCTACGGGCTAGATCATGAAGAAGATTTCGCTCAGAACGCTGTTTCTTTCCGGTCTCTTGCGCATTTTCTCTCAAAAAAGTATGAGGATGTTTTTATCAGAATCTGACTGTCTGATCTCCTGCGCCGAATGTTTTGAGAAATGCGTCAGAAGGATACTCATGTGCGGTTGCGAGCAGCAGGGTTCCTTTGCCTACTTTGCACTCAACAAAGACCGGATGTCCGTTCTCGGCAACAGCGATCGGTTTGCCCGGGTATGTGGTAAACCAGCCGTCGGTTGGAAATGCATTTATGTCGTAGCCCTCGAAGAGAGATTTCCATGGCGATGACTCGTCGATGGTGAGCTGATGCTCGGCAAACTCGAAGTGATACTCCACTTCGACCGGCAGCCAGTTGTAGGGATTGCCGGTCTTTGCCGGGTCTGCCGCTCCGTAGACAAACAGGCGTCCGCCCTCTTCGAGATACTCCTCGACGCGGTCAGAGACCGCACGAAGGGCAGGAAGGAGTTTTGAGTACTGGAGATTGCCAAAGCCGGTCGGAATTATTACGCCGGTGTAGCCTCCTTTAT is a window from the Methanorbis rubei genome containing:
- a CDS encoding acetyl-CoA carboxylase biotin carboxylase subunit, yielding MNKDRYFDKVLVANRGEIAIRVMRACREMGIETVAVYSDADANALHVKYADEAFMIGSAHPTKSYLNMDRILEVAQMAGADAIHPGYGFLAEKAAFSAAVKKAGLTFIGPSEKTISMMGSKIGSKQAMADAGVPVLPWTRSTEHDEAKAFADSIGYPVIVKASAGGGGIGMTIVRSAAEMDEAIEKSMRTAASAFGDPTVFIEKYLENPRHIEVQIFADSKGDVVHMFERDCSIQRRHQKLVEEAPCPIMTPELREKMTQSAMTVARTCNYENAGTVEFLYDNGNYYFMEMNTRLQVEHTVTELITGLDMVRMQIKVAAGEPLPYSQDQIICRGHAIECRINAEDPANNFAADAGKITRYRSPGGPGIRIDSCIHVGYSIPPLYDSMIAKLCARAMTREETIARMRRALMEYVILGVKTTLPLHYAIMNNPQFVAGDTHTNFLEEPAVKKYLPRYMRESETRMHQLADSLGHGKEKTIAVTAAVNAYMAAAAAKNAKGKQ
- a CDS encoding DMT family transporter; protein product: MNGAYAAYVVSLILFGLNGVVASYVSLPSDQIVFLRTLIGSVVLLSVFLGLRKKFTFLQHKRDFVYIATSGVAMGASWIFLYEAYQLIGVSVSSLAYYCGPVIVMLFASILFREKLTWVGIASFVVVLFGTFFVNGDVLLAGGNGWGLFCGAMSAVMHAAMVICTKKAVRIGGLENATLQLIFSFLATVAFMICIGGSFSFEIAASDWLPILILGVFNTGICCYLYFSSIGHLPIQTVSICGYLEPLSAVVFSVLLLGEGMLPVQIFGVVLILGGAMAGEMYAYRSKEKVLG
- a CDS encoding biotin transporter BioY, whose product is MYGNEKRAQLIAFSAVFVALIAVGGWISIPIMMIPFTMQNFFMLLAAAVMKRYAMIPVGLYVLLGTLGLPIFHNGTAGIGVLFGPTGGFLIGFFLMSGVAGLLFEKKSIRFDILALVVFGVGSYIFGAGWFMISTGASVIAAVVACVLPFVIGDVIKSVVIEVIVLRLRKSEIELL
- a CDS encoding Fic family protein, with the translated sequence MVNKLLKKRMAHTDPNIPYNTMPHLPPKADIETIRIWRACAEAKTSLARMREAGRLIPNQRILISSIPLLEATASSRIENIFTTSNALYTALSAPEEKIDPATKEVLRYREALSVGVGELKSGKKLGEILLTRVCSVLLDHEVDRRGAGAGTYIKGPEGRVYTPPDDPMILEELIHQLEDYMNGGREPDPLIRLALIHYQFEAIHPFGDANGRTGRILNILYLINQNLLDIPTLYLSRYIIQHKSEYYLRLRRVTENEEWEEWIIFMLNAVRETADWTYDRIQAIKSLMDETITACKERLPKIYSYDLVEEIFLQPYCKPAYLVERGIGNRQTAMKYLKALEEIGILASIRIGKERIYVNTRLFELLKFSDE
- a CDS encoding ABC transporter ATP-binding protein, translated to MIILENIRYRILEIEKLSIPSGITAVIGDNGAGKTTFLRICAGMDLPTGTVTINGVTPRECEVGYVSEFPDRHMIFSVVQDEIASPLRFSRKNSDEVSASVLAVAEKLNITHLLDRDCKTLSGGEKMLIGVATALVAKPVLLVMDEPDSHLDPETSAELFTIIRESGCPHVLWSTHAKKIIQHADQIIELTQGRVNES
- the bioB gene encoding biotin synthase BioB; translated protein: MGIIDGMKEKVLNGGELTKEEALLLAEEDHAPLAAAANEIRTHFCGQSFDLCVIINAKTGGCSEDCIYCAQSAHHSANASPSHIEDIASYLSRIAENYSLGTHRCGFVTAGKTLSDDELNIFLDNYRYVRRTCGISLCASHGLLTASQLRLLKEAGVVRYHANLETSRNYFPKICTTHSYDDKIAVIKAAQEAGLEVCSGGIFGIGETMIDRIDMALELRGLGIKSVPINILHPIPGTPLEHAKSLELSEVRKIVSLYRFLMPDAKIRIAGGRGLLPDSGRELFTAGANAAISGDMLTIAGVGLTEDVKMIAELGFTADGM
- a CDS encoding ATP-binding cassette domain-containing protein, with the protein product MNETFQEGLHLFSGRIGSGKTTLALAAAGLLSPDAGVVRYEGKPIFLMQFPEYHVTGATVSEEIASWKVSGIEEPFALLGVETSDRDPITLSRGELRRLELACVLSRNPDLLILDEPYASLDQFAKPVLTKLLEERSGITLVFSHELDHLPANAERWRLSLGSVHHE
- a CDS encoding pyruvate/oxaloacetate carboxyltransferase gives rise to the protein MTKLYITDTTLRDAHQSLAATRMRTEDMIDLAKAMEKAGFWSVEAWGGATFDTCIRYLNDDPWKRLQDLKQIFVKTPIQMLLRGQNLVGYRHYPDDVVDKFISAAASNGIDVFRVFDALNDIRNMTRSMTAVLNEGKHLQGTISYTTSPVHSTEKFIDMAEELYSLGCNSICIKDMAGLIMPDAARDLITGIKKRIDIPVCLHTHSTSGIAPMSYQAAIEAGVDILDTAMSPFAGGTSQPATESIVASLTGTERDTGISLAVLRDVKNAAAAVRGKYDCLINPISVRIDSDVLIYQLPGGMISNLVSQLKEQGALDRMDDVLLEIPVVRKDLGYPPLVTPTSQIVGTQAVLNVLMGGRYKTVTNEVRDYLKGMYGKSPAPLDDALVASIIGEEERVCCRPADMLSPIYDKMRADTESQGLIKKDEDVLTYILYPAIAPAFLKGEKTAEVLPAASAGDAAVPVDIDIPRSMEVEVDGEVFMVRILSVEGESVSAGSSEPGKRKTSRGDLPGGVKSSIQGMVLDIKVQMGQKVSAGDTLLVLEAMKMENPVVSPVDGTVTEIFVENGAVVQSGDVLVVVK
- a CDS encoding LysR family transcriptional regulator; protein product: MDMNIQKYQAFIKTVESGSFTKAAEALGCSQSGISRMIHDLETEWKVALLERSRAGVKLTSEGVKLLPHAQRVCDEFQKLQMQVDELNGLETGLIRIGTFSSVATHWLPNIIKEFQKDYPNIDYELLLGDYTEIERWILEGRVDCGFLRLPTHPDLETIFLEQDQLRVILPENHRLADCEKFPVQSLCDDPFMLLEKGAKAEISEIFERNHLTPKVHFTTWDDYAIMSMVESGLGISILPQLILRRVPYKIVAKELDVPAFRNIGIALRDTKTASLAVKRFLEYLKYR